One genomic window of Glycine soja cultivar W05 chromosome 9, ASM419377v2, whole genome shotgun sequence includes the following:
- the LOC114367112 gene encoding heavy metal-associated isoprenylated plant protein 39-like has protein sequence MAQKVVLKVMTMTDDKTKQKAIEAAADIYGVDSIVADVKEQKLTVIGQMDTVKIVKKLKKVGKVDIISVGPAKEEKKEEKKEEKKEEKKEEKKEEKKGEKKEEKKEEKKEEKK, from the exons AAGGTTGTGTTAAAGGTTATGACTATGACTGATGACAAAACAAAGCAAAAGGCTATAGAAGCAGCTGCAGATATCTATG GGGTTGATTCAATTGTTGCTGATGTGAAGGAGCAGAAGTTGACAGTGATTGGTCAAATGGACACAGTGAAAATAGTGAAGAAGCTGAAGAAAGTAGGAAAAGTGGATATAATATCAGTTGGACCTGCcaaggaagagaagaaagaagaaaagaaagaggagaaaaaggaagaaaaaaaggaagagaaaaaggaggagaagaaaggggagaagaaggaagaaaaaaaggaagagaagaaggaggagaaaaaataa